CTTTACCTGCACTTTTATTTTTACCCGGAGGACAGGAATATTTCAAATATTTTCAGATATTTGTTCTTGCATTGGCTGGGGGAATTCTAGGTGTTCTTTTTATGATTCCTTTGAGAAGATCGTTAATTGTTAAAGAACATGGGAATTTACCTTTTCCCGAAGGTACCGCGTGCGCAGATGTTCTTGTAGCAGGCGAAAAAGGAGGATCACTGGCGCAAAAAGTATTTTATGGGCTAGGTATCGCTTTTGCTTATAAATTTTTAATGTCGATTTTAGGTTTATGGAAAGATGTTCCAACGTATATATTTGATAGAAAATCTTCACTTCCTAACGGAACCGTGACTGCCGAAATTACTCCTGAATTATTAGGTGTAGGTTATATAATTGGACCAAAGATTGCCGGAATAATGGTAGCCGGCGGTGTTTTATCTTGGTTGGTTTTAATTCCGCTCATTACTTTGTTAGGCGATAATTTAACTCAAGTTTTCCCTCCTGCTCAAAAACTAATATCAGAAATGAGTGCCAGAGAAATTTGGAATAGTTATATCAGATATATTGGCGCCGGTGCGGTAACTTTCGGGGGAATAATTACGTTAATCAGATCTTTCCCAACTATAATAAGTGCGTTTAGCGATTCATTCAAAGATTTAAAAGAATCCAAAGAGAATAAAGCAAAGGAAGTATTAAGAACAGAAAAAGATATTCCTTTAGTTTTTGTCTTAATTGGCAGCGTAGTTTTAATAATTTTCATGGCTGTAATTCCAAATATTCCCACTAATCTTTTATCCGCAGTTATGATAGTAGTATTTGGTTTTTTCTTTGTAACTGTATCATCAAGGATTGTAGGTTTAATTGGTTCATCTTCAAACCCAATTTCGGGTATGACAATTGCAACACTAATGGCAACCGCTTTAATTTTTGTTGGAGTAGGCTGGACTGGAGATATTTATCAACCTATAGTTTTAATTGTCGGTTCTATTGTCTGTATTGCGTCAGCAAATGCAGGCGCAACTTCACAAGATTTAAAGACCGGATATTTAGTAGGAGCAACTCCGATAAATCAGCAATTGGGTTTAATAATTGGAGTAACTGCTTCCTCATTTGCAATTGGCGGAACGGTTTTACTTTTAAATAATGCTTTAGGAATTGGAGCTATAACACCCGAACACCCAACTCCTTTGCCAGCGCCTCAAGCGACTTTAATGGCTACAGTTATTAAAGGTTTGTTAAGTCAAAATTTACCTTGGGGTTTAGTAATTGTTGGAATGGGAATTTCTGCGGTAATGGAATTGAGCGGAGTAAGATCTCTACCTTTTGCTGTCGGCGCTTATTTACCGCTTTCAACTACATCACCTATTTTCATTGGAGGATTGGTTAAATTAATCTCAGATAAAATGAAAAAAAGCAACAAAGAAGAATCTGAAATTGGTCCGGGAGCATTATTTAGTTCAGGATTGATTGCCGGAGGAGCGTTAACCGGAATTTTAATCGCAATTTTAATTGGCTCAAATTACAATGGCAAACCGTTGATAGAATATCTTAATACAGGTGTGGCGGAAGGAATTGGCGCTACTGGCGATTTAATATCAATTATTATTTTTGCTGCTTTAGCATTCGTTTTATTTAAATTTGCGTCAGAAAAAAACAACAATTAACTTTTGGATAATATATGAATGCGATTTCTGAACAAATAAATTTGGGAAAACCAGAGCCGTCTCCGCTTTTCAGATGGATTGTTTTAGTATTGATCAGTTTAGCAATGTTTGGTAACTATTATGTTTACGATAGTATTGCGCCGATTGCAGATCTATTGAAAAAGACTTAGGGTTCAGCGATGAAAATATTGGGCAGATGTATTCCATTTACAGTATTGCAGCTATTTTTATTCTAATTCTCGGTGGAATCTTTATTGATAAATACGGTACAAAAATTTCCGTTTTATTATTTGGTATTATATGCACTGTTGCTGCCGTTGTTCCAACATTGACATCGGATCTCTCGGTAATGCTGTTTGGAAGACTTCTTCTTGGAGTTGGAGCAGAGCCATTAATTGTAGCAATTACAACGGCATTAGCAAAATGGTTTAAGGGAAAAGAATTGAGTTTTGCCTTTGGCATAAACTTAACAATTGCGAGATTAGGCTCTGTTGCTGCGGATAATTCTCCGACTTGGGCTAGCGGTTTCTATATAAATTGGCACGACCCGCTTGTGCTTTCCGCAATAATTTCATTGTCATGTGCTATTGGCGGTATCGCATATTGGCTTTTGGAAACATGGGCAGAAAAAAATTACTCAATGGGTCAAGCCGGCGCAACTGATAAATTTGTGCTTTCCGACCTTTTCAAATTCAGTAAATCTTTTTGGTATATTGTCGCGCTTTGTATTACTTTTTACTCGGCTATATTTCCCTTCAGAAGTTTTGCCATTAAATTTTTTATGGAATTCCATGGAGCAAGTAGGGAATTTGCCGGTTTCTTAAACAGCTTGCTCCCAATTTCCGCAATGATCGCGACACCACTTTTCGGTTTATTTGTTGATAAAGTTGGCAAACGTGCGTTTTTTATGATGGTTGGGTCAATTCTTCTGCTTCCGGTTTATTTAATGTTTATTTATTCCGGAATTTCTCTTTACGTACCAATAACGATGATGGGAATAGCATTTTCATTAATCCCCGCAATTATGTGGCCATCGGTTGCTTACATTGTTGATCAAAAAAGATTAGGAACCGCATATTCAGTAATGACATTAATTCAGCAAATAGGATTAGCCGGATTTAATTGGTTAATTGGAGCAGCTAATGATTACGGCGGCGCGAGCGTTCAAAATCCGGTTGGATATAAATACGGAATGTGGATATTTTCAATCTTAGGATTTTTCGGATTACTTTTTTCGTATCTATTAAGAAAATCAGAAACAGGTCCAAATGGTCATGGTTTG
This DNA window, taken from Ignavibacteriota bacterium, encodes the following:
- a CDS encoding oligopeptide transporter, OPT family, yielding METNQTSFKPYISAKDFIPEFTPKAVILGAIFGIIFGAATVYLGLKVGLTVSASIPIAVLSISVFKYIGKSTILENNIVQTIGSAGESVAACVVFTLPALLFLPGGQEYFKYFQIFVLALAGGILGVLFMIPLRRSLIVKEHGNLPFPEGTACADVLVAGEKGGSLAQKVFYGLGIAFAYKFLMSILGLWKDVPTYIFDRKSSLPNGTVTAEITPELLGVGYIIGPKIAGIMVAGGVLSWLVLIPLITLLGDNLTQVFPPAQKLISEMSAREIWNSYIRYIGAGAVTFGGIITLIRSFPTIISAFSDSFKDLKESKENKAKEVLRTEKDIPLVFVLIGSVVLIIFMAVIPNIPTNLLSAVMIVVFGFFFVTVSSRIVGLIGSSSNPISGMTIATLMATALIFVGVGWTGDIYQPIVLIVGSIVCIASANAGATSQDLKTGYLVGATPINQQLGLIIGVTASSFAIGGTVLLLNNALGIGAITPEHPTPLPAPQATLMATVIKGLLSQNLPWGLVIVGMGISAVMELSGVRSLPFAVGAYLPLSTTSPIFIGGLVKLISDKMKKSNKEESEIGPGALFSSGLIAGGALTGILIAILIGSNYNGKPLIEYLNTGVAEGIGATGDLISIIIFAALAFVLFKFASEKNNN